A stretch of Pseudomonas sp. LRP2-20 DNA encodes these proteins:
- a CDS encoding C40 family peptidase, with amino-acid sequence MAMMARFAFLSLVALLAACSSRAPAPVPVVQPQITFSQPEGSPLADDVLMRAIGLVGTPYRWGGNTPDSGFDCSGLIGYVYRDAAGISLPRSTREMIVMRAPTVDINSLQSGDLVFFATGGGSQVSHAGIYVGEGRFVHAPRTGGTVRLDYLSNSYWSKAYLQAKRVIPQGNLAQNR; translated from the coding sequence ATGGCGATGATGGCGCGCTTCGCATTCCTTTCCCTGGTGGCATTGCTTGCCGCCTGCTCCAGCCGTGCCCCGGCACCGGTCCCTGTGGTGCAGCCGCAGATTACCTTCAGCCAGCCCGAAGGCTCGCCGCTCGCCGATGACGTGTTGATGCGCGCGATCGGCCTGGTCGGCACACCGTATCGCTGGGGCGGCAACACGCCGGACTCCGGTTTCGACTGCAGCGGCCTGATCGGTTATGTGTACCGCGATGCCGCGGGCATCAGCCTGCCGCGCTCCACGCGCGAAATGATCGTCATGCGCGCGCCCACCGTGGACATCAACTCGCTGCAGTCGGGTGACCTGGTGTTCTTCGCCACGGGTGGCGGTTCGCAGGTCAGCCATGCTGGCATCTACGTCGGCGAAGGGCGCTTCGTGCATGCGCCCCGCACAGGCGGTACGGTTCGCCTGGATTACCTGTCCAACAGCTACTGGTCCAAAGCCTACCTGCAGGCCAAGCGGGTCATCCCGCAGGGGAATCTGGCGCAGAACCGCTGA
- a CDS encoding C40 family peptidase produces MLKRFAPLVPLALVTLLIGCAAQGPVSQPQDHTPVASQSVNKAKASPSSVFGEEEQATEDDLEAFSSSKPYQLPVLADSILERGMSLIGTRYRFGGTSEASGFDCSGFIGYLFREEAGMNLPRSTREMINVDAPKVARNKLKPGDLLFFSTNGRGRVSHAGIYLGDNQFIHSSSRRSGGVRIDSLGDRYWSKTFIEAKRALAMAPTTNIARN; encoded by the coding sequence ATGCTGAAGCGCTTCGCACCCCTCGTGCCACTCGCACTCGTGACCCTGCTTATTGGCTGCGCGGCTCAAGGCCCGGTTTCCCAGCCTCAGGATCACACCCCGGTTGCCTCGCAATCGGTCAACAAGGCCAAGGCTTCGCCTTCGTCGGTCTTCGGCGAAGAAGAACAGGCCACTGAAGATGACCTGGAGGCCTTCTCCAGCAGCAAGCCTTATCAGCTCCCGGTGCTGGCAGACAGCATCCTTGAGCGCGGCATGTCGCTGATCGGCACCCGCTACCGCTTCGGTGGTACCTCGGAAGCCTCCGGTTTCGACTGCAGCGGTTTCATCGGCTACCTGTTCCGCGAAGAGGCTGGCATGAACCTGCCGCGCTCGACCCGCGAAATGATCAACGTCGATGCACCCAAGGTAGCTCGCAACAAGCTTAAACCAGGTGACCTGCTGTTCTTCAGCACCAATGGCCGTGGCCGTGTCAGCCATGCCGGCATCTACCTGGGTGACAATCAGTTCATCCACTCCAGCAGCCGCCGCAGCGGTGGTGTGCGCATCGACAGCCTCGGTGATCGCTACTGGAGCAAGACCTTCATCGAAGCCAAGCGTGCCTTGGCCATGGCGCCGACCACCAATATCGCGCGCAACTGA
- the hda gene encoding DnaA regulatory inactivator Hda, with amino-acid sequence MKPPIQLPLGVRLRDDATFINYYPGANAAALGYVERLCEADAGWTESLIYLWGKQGVGRSHLLQAATHRFQQRGEPAVYLPLAQLLDRGVELLDYLAQYELVCIDDLHVIAGKADWEEAMFHLFNRLRDSGRRLLLAASASPRELPIKLPDLKSRLTLALVFQMRGLSDEDKLRALQLRASRRGLHLTDEVGHFILTRGTRSMSALFDLLERLDQASLQAQRKLTIPFLKETLGW; translated from the coding sequence ATGAAACCACCGATCCAGTTGCCCTTGGGTGTGCGCCTGCGCGATGACGCCACCTTCATCAACTACTATCCGGGCGCCAATGCCGCGGCGTTGGGCTATGTCGAACGGCTTTGCGAGGCCGACGCCGGCTGGACCGAGAGCCTCATCTATCTGTGGGGCAAGCAGGGCGTCGGTCGCAGCCACCTGCTGCAGGCGGCCACCCATCGCTTTCAGCAGCGTGGCGAACCCGCTGTGTACCTGCCGCTGGCGCAATTGCTCGATCGTGGCGTGGAACTGCTCGATTACCTGGCGCAATACGAACTGGTGTGCATCGACGACCTGCATGTGATCGCCGGCAAGGCAGACTGGGAAGAGGCGATGTTCCACCTGTTCAACCGCCTGCGTGACAGCGGCCGCCGCCTCTTGCTGGCTGCCTCGGCCTCGCCCCGCGAATTGCCGATCAAGCTGCCCGACCTCAAGTCACGCCTGACCCTGGCCCTGGTCTTCCAGATGCGCGGCCTGTCCGACGAAGACAAGCTGCGTGCCCTGCAATTGCGGGCCTCGCGCCGCGGCTTGCACCTGACCGACGAAGTCGGCCATTTCATCCTGACCCGCGGCACGCGCAGCATGAGCGCGCTGTTCGACCTGCTCGAACGCCTCGACCAGGCCTCCCTGCAGGCTCAGCGCAAGCTCACCATCCCTTTCCTGAAGGAAACCCTCGGCTGGTAA
- a CDS encoding AI-2E family transporter: MTDMRRWIGWGAALLIAVLLYSLHNILTPFLVGILLAYLADPLVDRLERLGLSRTWGVVVVFGLFTLLLLALLLVLVPLLAKQLLRLYELAPQMLDWLEHVALPWVQGRLGLADGFWKFDKIKAAIGAHMGQTTDIVGMLLSHATASSLALIAWLANMVLIPVVGFYLLRDWDLMMAKLRGLLPRQREPQVVGLAGECHEVLGAFVRGQLMVMVALGVIYSAGLMLVGLELGLLIGMLAGLAAIVPYMGFIIGIGAALVAGLFQFGGELYPMLGIVAVFMVGQALEGMVLTPLLVGDRIGLHPVAVIFAILAGGELFGFTGVLLALPVAAVIMVLLRHVHDLYKESDMYAGDVDPDL; this comes from the coding sequence ATGACTGACATGCGTCGCTGGATCGGCTGGGGGGCTGCACTGCTGATCGCCGTGCTTCTCTATAGCCTGCACAATATTCTTACGCCGTTCCTGGTCGGCATCTTGCTGGCCTACCTGGCCGACCCGCTGGTCGACCGCCTGGAGCGCCTGGGCCTGTCGCGTACCTGGGGTGTGGTCGTGGTGTTCGGCCTTTTCACCCTGCTGCTGCTGGCCTTGCTGCTGGTGCTGGTGCCGTTGCTGGCCAAGCAGTTGCTGCGCCTGTACGAACTGGCGCCACAGATGCTCGACTGGCTCGAACATGTGGCGCTGCCCTGGGTGCAGGGCCGGCTGGGCCTGGCCGACGGGTTCTGGAAGTTCGACAAGATCAAGGCCGCCATCGGCGCGCACATGGGGCAGACCACCGATATCGTCGGCATGCTGCTGTCCCATGCCACCGCTTCGAGCCTGGCGCTGATTGCCTGGCTGGCCAACATGGTGCTGATCCCGGTGGTTGGCTTCTACCTGCTGCGCGACTGGGACCTGATGATGGCCAAGCTGCGTGGCCTGCTGCCGCGCCAGCGTGAGCCGCAGGTTGTAGGGCTGGCTGGCGAATGCCATGAAGTGCTGGGGGCATTTGTCCGTGGCCAGCTGATGGTGATGGTCGCACTGGGCGTCATCTATTCCGCCGGCCTGATGTTGGTCGGGCTTGAGCTGGGCCTGCTGATCGGCATGCTCGCGGGCCTGGCCGCCATCGTGCCGTACATGGGTTTCATCATTGGTATTGGCGCGGCGTTGGTGGCGGGGCTGTTCCAGTTCGGGGGAGAGCTGTACCCGATGCTCGGCATCGTCGCGGTGTTCATGGTCGGGCAGGCGCTGGAAGGCATGGTGCTGACACCGCTGCTGGTCGGCGACCGTATCGGCTTGCATCCGGTGGCGGTGATCTTCGCCATTCTCGCTGGCGGCGAGCTGTTCGGCTTCACGGGTGTGTTGCTGGCGTTGCCGGTGGCTGCAGTGATCATGGTCCTGCTGCGCCATGTGCATGACCTGTACAAGGAATCGGACATGTACGCCGGGGATGTCGATCCGGATCTGTGA
- a CDS encoding DUF2066 domain-containing protein, with translation MRLLNYLAAGCLALASLTAQAETVSGLYQVREPVEGQGAEARTAATAKALDTLVLRLTGDPKAAQNPALAELRKDPQQIINQVGTEAGPPESVLVEFDPGSTDRTLRKAGLALWGSNRPSILGWWLNDSAEGSNLVGDGQASAQPLRRAAQHRGLPLRLPLADLQEQLLANAKQLEGNDPAPLRDAAERYGADAMLAVHAQEADGKWQGKWQLWLGGQREQGNAEGADQAALADAVMLAVSSRLAPRYVIKAGASSQLQLQVQGMNLQRYAELSRVLEPYGPRLQLADGGTLTYAVTGNREQLRAQLGLAKLQEVPVEQVPATPVTPAPGAGAAPGQPAAPAPVAAKPFDGLRFRW, from the coding sequence ATGCGACTTCTCAATTATCTGGCAGCAGGGTGCCTTGCACTGGCCAGCCTCACTGCGCAGGCCGAAACCGTCTCCGGGCTCTATCAAGTGCGCGAACCAGTCGAAGGGCAGGGCGCCGAAGCCCGTACCGCAGCCACTGCCAAGGCCCTCGATACCTTGGTGCTGCGCCTGACCGGCGACCCCAAGGCGGCGCAGAACCCGGCGCTGGCCGAGCTGCGCAAAGACCCGCAACAGATCATCAACCAGGTCGGCACCGAAGCCGGGCCGCCGGAGTCGGTGCTGGTCGAATTCGACCCCGGCAGCACCGATCGTACCTTGCGCAAGGCTGGCCTGGCGTTGTGGGGCAGCAACCGGCCATCCATCCTCGGCTGGTGGCTCAACGACAGCGCCGAAGGCAGCAACCTGGTCGGTGACGGCCAGGCCAGCGCCCAGCCGCTGCGCCGTGCTGCCCAGCACCGGGGCTTGCCGCTGCGCTTGCCACTGGCCGATCTGCAGGAGCAACTGCTGGCCAACGCCAAGCAACTCGAAGGCAACGATCCGGCACCGTTGCGCGATGCCGCCGAGCGCTATGGCGCCGATGCCATGCTGGCGGTGCACGCCCAGGAAGCCGATGGCAAATGGCAAGGCAAATGGCAGCTGTGGCTGGGCGGCCAGCGTGAGCAGGGCAACGCCGAGGGCGCTGACCAGGCTGCCCTGGCGGACGCTGTCATGCTGGCGGTCAGCAGCCGCCTGGCGCCGCGCTACGTGATCAAGGCCGGTGCCAGCAGCCAGTTGCAGTTGCAGGTGCAAGGCATGAACCTGCAGCGCTATGCCGAGCTGAGCCGGGTGCTGGAACCCTATGGCCCACGCCTGCAGCTGGCCGATGGCGGCACGTTGACCTATGCGGTCACCGGCAATCGCGAGCAACTGCGTGCCCAACTGGGCCTGGCCAAGCTGCAGGAGGTGCCGGTCGAGCAGGTGCCGGCTACCCCGGTCACACCCGCGCCCGGCGCAGGTGCTGCGCCGGGCCAGCCAGCCGCGCCTGCACCTGTTGCAGCCAAGCCGTTCGACGGCCTGCGATTCCGTTGGTAA